In a single window of the Caproicibacterium sp. BJN0003 genome:
- the rbr gene encoding rubrerythrin, translating to MEFKGSRTEANLAAAFAGESQARNKYTYYASRAKKDGYEQIAAIFEETANNEKEHAKLWFKLLHNGEIPDTMTNLADAAAGENYEWTDMYKHFAEEADKEGFAQIAQTMRDIATVEKSHEERYRKLLSNLKEDIVFKCDEETVWVCRNCGYIYVGKEAPKVCPACKHPQAYFERRAVNY from the coding sequence ATGGAATTCAAAGGAAGTAGAACAGAAGCAAATCTGGCGGCTGCATTTGCCGGCGAGAGTCAGGCACGTAATAAATATACTTACTATGCAAGCCGGGCAAAAAAAGATGGATATGAGCAAATTGCAGCCATCTTTGAAGAAACAGCCAATAATGAAAAAGAGCATGCAAAACTTTGGTTTAAACTTCTTCATAATGGTGAGATCCCGGATACCATGACCAATTTGGCCGATGCGGCTGCCGGTGAAAATTACGAATGGACCGATATGTATAAGCATTTTGCAGAGGAAGCTGATAAAGAAGGTTTTGCGCAAATTGCACAGACGATGCGTGACATTGCGACGGTTGAAAAATCACATGAGGAGCGCTATCGCAAGCTGCTTTCTAATTTGAAAGAGGATATCGTTTTCAAATGCGACGAAGAAACAGTCTGGGTATGTCGGAACTGTGGTTATATTTATGTTGGCAAAGAAGCTCCAAAAGTATGCCCTGCTTGTAAGCATCCACAAGCTTATTTTGAGCGCCGCGCAGTTAACTATTAA
- a CDS encoding LuxR C-terminal-related transcriptional regulator, with the protein MRTKLLSLEALKKGIAAQEPEQEDPRRERLCQTVKLAMEEELTERQRECLWRRCEGEAIKKIAEDLEITPPTVEKHIGAGLRRLQRIFRYYPF; encoded by the coding sequence ATGAGGACAAAGCTGCTTAGTCTGGAGGCCCTAAAAAAGGGAATCGCAGCACAGGAGCCGGAACAGGAAGACCCCAGAAGAGAAAGGCTTTGTCAAACAGTAAAACTTGCGATGGAGGAGGAACTGACTGAGCGGCAGAGAGAATGTCTTTGGCGCCGATGTGAGGGTGAAGCAATTAAAAAGATAGCGGAAGATCTGGAGATTACACCGCCGACAGTCGAAAAACATATCGGCGCAGGTTTGCGCCGTCTACAGCGGATTTTTCGCTATTATCCTTTCTAG